The genomic region TTCCTAACTAAAATATATAATTATTGGAATAAAATATTGTCATATTCTGATTAAATCATGTGAAAAGACTCAAGTCTATTAACAATTCAAGATTTGATAAAATGTTGATAACTTTGATGAAAGCTTGTTGAAAACTAAAAATTCAAAAGAAAAACTCCTATTTATATTGATTTATAAACAGGAGTTTTTAGTTTATTCACATCCACACAATTTTATTTGTTTAAGGATAGAATGATATGTTTTGTTAAACTCTTCTTTTTCAATTTGTTGAATTTTAGAGTAGGCAGCTTTAAAGTAATCTACCTTTTTCTTTGATTGGAAGTAGTTGTTCTTGAAATGCATAGTAATTGATAAATAATTAAGTTTTATTTCCTTTCAATTAAAAGACACATCAAAACCAATTTCCCCCTATTCATTTATAATAATTTTAGAAATTTATTCTTAATGCCGCTTTTGCAGATATCCATAATATACTATTGTTGGTGTGATAGGTATAGAATGAAGGTGGGTCGAATGGTAGAGTATTATCATCAAAATTCAACTGATAATTTGCTGTAGGACCAATAACGAATGTAAAAGTTTTACCGATAGGTTGGGCATACATTAATGCCACACGAACATAAGAATCAGTAAACTGATCTTCTTCAATCTGATAGAAAGAATGTATTCCACCCTCAATATTGATTCTATTTCCAATAAATGTACCTACCCCTCCTCCAAAGGAAAGACCTTCATTTAAATTTTCTCTTTGGTTAAATTGGTAACCAAATTGATAGTAGTTGTAGAATCTCTTAGATCCTGATCTAAAAGCAAAATTAACAAAACTAAATTCATCTACACTATATTCTGCTGAGTGGTACCCATCATCGTACCAAGAGAATAAACCAATGGGTATACTATTATTGCCTTTTTTGGCGTAGTTTACAAGCCCGATCTGTAAACCATTCATTTCTTCTGATCTATTATAAATACCAGCAATCTGAGCACCTTTCGTAGTATCGGATACAATATTGAATATTCCTGAAACTTGTGCTCCATTGATATTTTTACCGTAATTACTAATACCGGCTAATTGCATACCATTGATATTTTCTTTGGTACTACTTGTAATACCAGAAACTTGCATACCATTAATGGATTCTGCATAGTTGTAGATACCACTTAGCTGCATACCATGTACATTAGTTTTGGCCGCAGCTAAAATACCCCCAATTTGTAATCCATAAACATTTTTTCTGGTCATTGAAACAATACCACCAACATGCATTCCTAGGGTAGAATCTTTGGCCATATTAAAAATACCACCAACACTCAATCCATCCACTTTGTTCATGTTGTAGTTGGTAATACCACCAATCTGAACACCTTTAACATTACCACCGACAATATTGGCTAAACCACCAATCTGTACACCAGTTACTTTATATCTATTGATATTGACTAAACCACCAATTTCAATTCCTTCTACTCCGGCAGAATATCCCATAAAAGTATTTAATGATACCTTATTGACATATGATCCACCTAAGAAATTGGCATTACTTAGGAAAGGCACTAAAGTAAATTGGAACACTCTAGTCTCAGTTTGATCTAAGTTATTAGAGATGATGTCTACCTTTTTCGGAACAAATCTCTGTACAAAACCTAATGTATATGGGTTGGATCCATTCAAGGCTAAGTCGTTATCAACAGGAGATGTAAAGTTATTATAAGGCGTTAAAGCGATATTGTATTTAATGAACTTTTCTTCCTTATCTGGGTCAAATTGTACCATGGTATCATAATACCCTCTACCTCTAAAGTAGACCCCTTTATTAAGGTATTCAACAGGAACATCTAGTTTATAGTAGCCTAAGCTATCCGTTAATGTTAGCATCTTTCTTTGCTCATCGTAGATAACTACATTTTCGATACCTTTGCCTGTTTTTTCATCAACGACCTGTCCCACTAAGGGAATATCTTCTTTTAATCGTGCTTGTTGTTGTGGTGTGAGCCTTCGTTTATCTTCCATAGGTCGGATTGTTAAACTAAAAGCATCACGAATAATTATATGTGTATCACCTACTTGTTTAAAATCATAAGCACTACCAAACATTTCCAAAAGGATCTGTTCAATGGTAGTATTTTGTACTTTTAAGGAAATCAGTTGGTTGAAGTCAATAATACTTGGATTATAGGAAAAAGAAAATCCCCCTTTTTCACTTACTTTATCTAAAGCATCTTCCAAGGGGACTTTTTTAAATTCTATTGTTATAATTCTATCTAGGAGATCTCTTCTGGTATTTACTCCTGATACATTTTGTATAAGAATCAGAACAAAAATGCTTGTTAATATATAGGATTTCATTTAGTCAATTAAGTATGCTTTGTCACCGGTTTTCTGAACTCTGATACCTAAAGTGGCTTCTAACACTTCAAATACACTTTCGATTTTTTCATGATCAAAGCTACTTGTGACTTTATTCCTGTAAAGGTTTTCGTTTTTAACTTGAATGTCGACTTTATATGCTTTTGCAATAGCACTGATCACTTCATCAAAACTGTCATTTTTGAAGTTGAGCTTCTGGTATTTCCAGAACATCTCATTGACAGTATTGATTTCTTTTTTCTTAGGTGTACTTGTGTCTAATGCAGCTATACCTTGAGTTCCTTTCTTTAGCAAAACATATTTATCTTCTTTTGAAGTGAGCTTTACCAAGCCCTCTGTTACAGTTACCTCAACTTTACCTGATGAGGTGTTGACATTAAACTTAGTGCCTAGAACAGTAACATCTCCATATTGGGTATGCACAATAAATGGCTGATCTTCATTGTGGGCTACTTCAAAATAAGCTTCTCCATCGAGTTCCATCTCTCTAGAATTTCCTTCAAAGGAGTTGACAGCCAATGTTGTCCCTGCATTCAATGTAATCAGTGACCCATCGGTTAAAGTATCTAGTTGAGGAACATCAACAGCAACGAATTTAGTCGTCTCAATTGGAGTGGCCTGCTGTCCTGAATACCATCGAATACCAAAGAATACTAAAACAATAGCAGCCACTCCCGCAGAGTATTTGTACCAAGGGGAGAAGGTGACCACTTTTGTGGTATTCTTTTCTTCTATCTGTTGGGACATCCGTTCCCAAGCCTTATCAACATTAACACTCACTGCCGGAACCTCAGTTTTTGCAGTAAGCATCCATACACTTTGTAATTCATCAAAGTATTGTTGATTTTTTACATCATTCTTAAGCCAAATTTCCACTTCTTCGTTTTCTTTCTCCGAAGTTTCACCGGTTAAAAATTTTGTAAGTAATATATCGTCAATTTGTGAAAAGTTTTCCATAATCAATTAGAAGACACTTACCATAGAGAATACCCCTATGGTGAAATCAGAAAATTATAAAAGAATGAAAATTAAAATGGAAATAAATGCAGAAAGCTCAGTTTTGAGGTATTTCAATGCACTAGACATTTGATTCTCAACTGTTTTTATACTGATGCTTAATTTTTCAGCGATCTCAGCATATTTTAATCCCTCAAACCTGCTCATCATAAATACCTCTTTCCTCTTGTCAGGAAGACTGTTTATTGCTTGATGAATTTTCTGATTTAGTTCTGAAGCTTCCATCACATCTGCCGATTGTATGGCTTCTTCTTCTAACACAGATTGATTATGTGATTTGTAATCTTCTTTTACTTGAAGGTGACGGATTACATTTAAACATTTATTCCTGATAGCTCTAAATAGATAAGCTTCTATTGAGGTATCAATATTTACTGATTCTCGATTTTCCCAAAGCTTGAAAAGTACATCATGTACTACATCTTCTGAAGCTTCAATATCTTTTAGAAAAGTATTGGCATAAGCACAGAGTCTTGGGTACTCTTCTCGAAAGAGTTTTTCAAATTTATCTTTTGTAATGATTTCTTGTATCAAGACGCTAACGATAGTTCATTTAATGCAATTATTCTTTCAAATAAGGTTACTTCAAAGAATTTTATGCAATATAAGGATTAAGCAAAACATTATTTTTTTATTTTGAAGTACAATTTCAAAACAAGAGAATGAACTTTTCAGAAAACTTCAATCTACACGAGAGTATCAATACTTTTTCTTTATTATGGATCATTTTAGGTATTGCTACTTTTGTGATTTTATTTTATGGTAAAGTTACTGCCCCATTTGGTCGTCATACAAGATCTGATTGGGGGCCTGTAATTCCAAATTCTTTAGGATGGTTTATCATGGAGATCATTTCACCTATTGGGTTATGGGTAGGGTTTTATTTTGGTTCTGATGGTACTATGGAAACTTCT from Flammeovirga agarivorans harbors:
- a CDS encoding FecR family protein, which translates into the protein MENFSQIDDILLTKFLTGETSEKENEEVEIWLKNDVKNQQYFDELQSVWMLTAKTEVPAVSVNVDKAWERMSQQIEEKNTTKVVTFSPWYKYSAGVAAIVLVFFGIRWYSGQQATPIETTKFVAVDVPQLDTLTDGSLITLNAGTTLAVNSFEGNSREMELDGEAYFEVAHNEDQPFIVHTQYGDVTVLGTKFNVNTSSGKVEVTVTEGLVKLTSKEDKYVLLKKGTQGIAALDTSTPKKKEINTVNEMFWKYQKLNFKNDSFDEVISAIAKAYKVDIQVKNENLYRNKVTSSFDHEKIESVFEVLEATLGIRVQKTGDKAYLID
- a CDS encoding RNA polymerase sigma-70 factor, which gives rise to MIQEIITKDKFEKLFREEYPRLCAYANTFLKDIEASEDVVHDVLFKLWENRESVNIDTSIEAYLFRAIRNKCLNVIRHLQVKEDYKSHNQSVLEEEAIQSADVMEASELNQKIHQAINSLPDKRKEVFMMSRFEGLKYAEIAEKLSISIKTVENQMSSALKYLKTELSAFISILIFILL
- a CDS encoding STN domain-containing protein, with the protein product MKSYILTSIFVLILIQNVSGVNTRRDLLDRIITIEFKKVPLEDALDKVSEKGGFSFSYNPSIIDFNQLISLKVQNTTIEQILLEMFGSAYDFKQVGDTHIIIRDAFSLTIRPMEDKRRLTPQQQARLKEDIPLVGQVVDEKTGKGIENVVIYDEQRKMLTLTDSLGYYKLDVPVEYLNKGVYFRGRGYYDTMVQFDPDKEEKFIKYNIALTPYNNFTSPVDNDLALNGSNPYTLGFVQRFVPKKVDIISNNLDQTETRVFQFTLVPFLSNANFLGGSYVNKVSLNTFMGYSAGVEGIEIGGLVNINRYKVTGVQIGGLANIVGGNVKGVQIGGITNYNMNKVDGLSVGGIFNMAKDSTLGMHVGGIVSMTRKNVYGLQIGGILAAAKTNVHGMQLSGIYNYAESINGMQVSGITSSTKENINGMQLAGISNYGKNINGAQVSGIFNIVSDTTKGAQIAGIYNRSEEMNGLQIGLVNYAKKGNNSIPIGLFSWYDDGYHSAEYSVDEFSFVNFAFRSGSKRFYNYYQFGYQFNQRENLNEGLSFGGGVGTFIGNRINIEGGIHSFYQIEEDQFTDSYVRVALMYAQPIGKTFTFVIGPTANYQLNFDDNTLPFDPPSFYTYHTNNSILWISAKAALRINF